A region of the Desulfobacter postgatei 2ac9 genome:
TAGGATTTATTCAGATTATAGATGGCATAAAACAGCCGCAGGTAGTCAAGCGCCTCCGGCAACGCCTGAGGCGCTTGACTATCGGTACAATCCATCAGTACCGACCGGCTAATCCTTTACGGTATCCTTCCAGGCCAGAGCCACCTTGCGTCCGGGGATTCGGTGTATGAATATGGTCAGTATCGCCACCAGCATAAAGGGAAGCACGCCGGGCAGGTAAAACGGCTTCATGGCAAAGTTGACGGTTTCCCAACCCAGAATTTTGGGAAAGGAGATCACAAAGGATGTAACCCATCCCTCAAAGGGCAGAAAGGATAGCCGTGAACAGATAGGGAACTGCATAGCACAGCCCGGCAAATACGGCAAATTTCCAGACACCTAACCCCTCGGCCCAGGATTTGTTTTTACCGAAAAACCGGGTGAGAAAACAGACCACAAACAGGGGGAGCAGGATGGCGGCCACGGCATGAATCCGGGCGGAATAAACACCCACCTGGTGCATGAAGGCGTCAAAGGAGGCCACGGGTGCACCCTGGCCGACAGCGGCGTCCACCACCGGCTTGAGATTTTTAAGCCCAAACCAGATGGGGGTGCCCACGGCCCCGAAGGTGACGGGAATGGAGTTGAGCATCAGGCAGGCACACACCGCAGCCAGGGCGGGAAATCGCAATCCCAGCAGCAACGGTGCGGCAATGGCCGCAGGCGTACCGAAACCGGCAGATCCCTCAATAAAGGCACCGAACAGGAACGCTATGATGATGGTTTGGATCCGGCGGTCCGGTGAGATGGTGGTAAAACCGTAGGAGATGGTCTCCATGGCCCCGCTCTCCCTCAGGGTGTATAGGATGAGAATGGCACCGAACACGATGATCAGCACGTTGACGGCGCTACCGAACCCGCTCAGGGTGGAGGCGGCCACAAGGCCTGCCGGCATCTTCCAAAGGGTTGCCCCGATCAGGGCGCAGACCAGCCATGCCAGGGGCATGGCACGGGTGGCGGGCCATCTTAAGCCAACCATAAAGATTAATACCAGGGCAATGGGAATAAACGCAATAAATGCTGATAAGCTAAGGGACAAACCACTCCTCCGTTTCATTTTCACGTTCGCCAGGCGGAAGTAATGCCTGTAAAAATCAAAATCCGGGAATTTAAATTCTTTCTTGCCTTCTAAGCAGCGGTCAGTATATTCTCCAATTCAGTTGGATTTTTGCTCTAAACCGTTCCACCCAAAACAATAGACAGAATCCTTCTATAACTATATTGGCTCATTCTATACTAATTCACTGGTAACATAAAAAAGGGGATTATTATGCAAAACGAAAAACAGCAAAATGAAATTATTTCTAAAGGGAAAGAAATGGGGCAAAAAGTTTTTGCCCAAACCAAAGAAGCGACAGGTCAGGCAATTAAAGCATTAAAAATACTGAGTCGCGACCCAATTGGAGGTCAATCTGAGGCGATCAAAAACCTTGGGCAATCAAATGCTTTACGAGCAGGAATTGTATTGGTTGTCATATTTTCGATATCATGTTTTTTATTAGGACATAGTATTGTTTCTGAATCGCAAGTGGTTGGCGAATATATGGGGGGGGTGGCAGGATCTTACTTTAAGTTATTGTTCTTTTCATTGATTCCATCTGCATCTGTTTTTGTATGTTTTTTTCTGATAATGAAACTCATAAGCCAAGAAAAAGAACAAATTTCAACATGTATATATACAACTGGAGTATCTACACTTCCTTTGGCGGTTTTATTTTTCTGTATAAAAATATTTGGATTAAGCAACTTTGAGTTACTGTCTGCAATAGGGATTTTTTGTCTCAGTACAACATTTTTCTTGATAAATAGTTCCATGCAAGACATTTACAAATTATCCACCCAAAAATCGTTTTTAATAACGCCAACTTTAGTGTTATTAGCTGGTGTTGTATCCAACGTTTTCTACTCAGCCTTAATCTAATAGCGGCCATGTGCCTATCTGGTTATCTGGTCTATCAATATAAAATAATTTTTTTAATCGGGATAGGGTCTCCTCATCACTGAGGAGACCTCCCACGGCATCAAGGCTTCTGCTGACGGCAATACATTGTTTTTTTTAAAATACAGAGTTATGGTTTTGAAAATCATTAAATTTTAAAAAAATCGGCAGGAATGCAAACATTAAGATGGCAATACCGGCAGCTGTGAACCCCATAGAAAAGAATCCACGATCTGCAAGAAATCCCATCAGAGCCGGGGCACCGCCGGCACCCATGAGAAATGCTGCCGGGACAGTGAACGAAACTATGATATTCCGGGTTTCTTTGGCTCCGATACTCGAGAGCGCTGAAAATGCCGGAGGGAAAAAAGAGACTGATAAAAGTGGCTGCAGAAAAATCACGGTCTTAAGTCCTGTCCCGGACAATAATCCGATACCCAGGGTGGAGAGTCCGCTTAAGATAAGAGCTGTACTCAAGGTTTTTTTTATTCCATATCGGTCAGATATCCAGCCAACGGCAAAAGGTACGGGCAGGGTAAGAATTCTGGACAAGGCAATCAATGTATTGGCTTCGGGCTGTGGCATTCCATGCTCGTTTACCAGATACAAAGGAAGCATGGCATAGACCCCTAAGGAACTGATTACTCCCATCGTGAACAGCACGATCATAATCCAGAAAGAACGGATGAATAACAGTGGGACAATGGCTCTCAACATAGGGGCTTGGCCCGGAAAATCCACTGCTTTGCTGAATTTTAAAAAATTTATGCCAAGCACCACTGATACCATTCCGGTCAGCATCAGAATACTGCGCCAAGACATGAACAATAACAGTGCTTCGCAGATAATCGGTGACAATAGAAAACTTAAATTCGGTGCCAATTCATGAACTCCGATGGCTTTGCCCCAGTTCTGCGAACTTGTCGAAGCCGTGAGCAAGGCAATTCCACTGGGTAGATACAGACCCGCGCCCATGCCGGTGATAAATATACCGGCCCGCATCATGGTCAGACTGTTACATAAGCCTGTTATGATAAAGAAAAAACCGGTCACGATTGCAGACAGACCAATGGTTTTTTTATGCAGCAGTCTTTCTGAGATAAATCCTGAGCAGATCAGGGTAATAAAATATCCCGAGGCAGAGACCAAAAAAAGTGAGCCTGCTTGGTCCCCTGTCAGGGACATGTCCTGTAGAATAGTAGGTAAAAGTGGGGATATGATAATACGAATGCTAAAGTTCAAAAAAAATATAGCAGTCAGAAAAAGTAAGGGACGCAGCTGCGATTGAAATGTCTGTGTGTTGTTCATAAGAGGTCCGATCTGGTATTGGCTTTCTCAGGCTAAGATTAATAAAACTCTTAGAATTTCTAAGAAAGTCTGGGTAAGTTATTTAGATCTTTCAAGCTTTGTTTTGGGCTATGCCTATCAGTGGATATGTCAGGGTCAGCCCATGGCGGTTATATCAGAATTGCCTTTGATTCTGGGACGTCCATTAACACCCACGACCGTTTTTTCCAAGTTTGATGCATTTTGCATCAATGTGTGGCTTTACAGATCTGATTCCTAATCTATTATCCGGAGATTTTAAATGACATATGACACCAGTTCAATTCTTTTTGCATTAAGTCTGACGCTTTTTGCCGGGCTTTCCACCGGTATCGGAAGTGCGCTGGCTTTTTTTACCCGGACAACAAATGTTCGTTTTCTTACTGCTTCTCTGGGGTTTTCGGCGGGGGTAATGATCTATGTCTCCATGATCGAGATCTTTGTTAAGGCTCGGGATAGTTTGAGCACTGCGGCAGGAGACAGTAAAGGCTATTTGATAACCACATTCGCTTTTTTTTGCGGCATATTGTTGATCGCAATTATTGATAAGCTGGTTCCTTCATTTGAGAATCCTCATGAGGTGCGGGAAATTGAAGAAATGTCAGGGGCTGCTGCTGAGGAAGCGAAGAGAAGAAACCTGGAACGCATGGGGATTTTTTCAGCCATCGCCATAGCCATCCACAACTTTCCCGAAGGGCTTGCCACGTTTGTTGGCGGTCTGCAGGACCCGACTCTGGGTGTGAGCATTGCCGTGGCTGTCGCCATCCATAACATCCCTGAGGGGATTGCCGTATCCGTACCACTTTATTATGCCACAGGCAGTAGAAAAAAAGCATTTTGTCTTTCATTTCTTTCCGGACTTTCAGAGCCTGTCGGGGCTTTGGTCGGATATTTTTTGATTTTCAGGTACATGAATGATTACGTGTTCGGATTCCTGTTTGCCATGGTGGCTGGAATTATGGTCTTTATTTCCCTGGATGAACTGCTGCCTACAGCAGAAAATTATGGGGAACATCATATCGCTATGTATGGGGTGGTGGCCGGCATGATTGTTATGGCCACCAGCCTGGTTCTTTTTGCTTAGGATTATTATATATTTGTTTTAAATTACCCCGATAAATTGTTAGCATATGTTTGCCTTTATCTTTAGTATGGTATAAATCAAATCTGGCCACAATGTGGGCATCACAACTAAAATCAAAGTAAAATGCGGTAAAACTTATGGCGCACAGTGATTCTTTAGGGATCCCGGAAAATCATCAAAATCAGCATCCATGTAAACTTGAAATCTTTTCAGACTATATCTGACCCTGGTGCTACTTCAGTACCGGGAGTATTGATAAATTAAGGAAGACGTACGATATCGAAGTAAAGTGGCGGGCCTATCCGCTGCAGCCGGATGTGCCTGAACAAGGATTGCCCATGGCGCGCCTGTTAGAAAAAAAAGGCCTGCTGGTGACCCCGGAACAGGTGACCGCCAGTCTTAAATCCACGGCACAAAGCTTTGACCTGCCCTTCGGGGAGGGCAAAATGGTTTATAATTCCCGTCTGGCCCAGGAGGTCGGCCTCTGGGCCCAGGCGCGCGGTCGGGCTCATCAGTTTCACAATGCCGCTTTCAAGGCCTATTTTGTGGATGGCAGGAACCTGGCTGACAAAGCGGTTATCCTGGATTTAGTGGCCTTCGCCGGTCTGGATGTGGCACAGGCAGAAAAAATCATTGCGTTAAGATCCTATGCCGATGCTGTGGACCGTGACTGGGCAAAGGCCAGGCAACTTGAACTTGTGGCTGCCCCCACCTTTTTTATGAAAGACAGAAGGCTTGTGGGAGCAAAACCTTATCAGGTTCTTGAAAAAATGGTGGCAGAAGTGGTTGGTCAGGTTCAGGGCTGCCTGTAATTTTTGCAGTCATTTTAAAACTGATTCAACACATATGGCAGATTAGGGATTCGCTAAAAATGAAAAAATGAAGTGATGCGTGCAGACTCAAAAAAAATGCGGATGAAGAGTTATGGAACTTTTTTAATCGGGATAAGACGCTGTGGTTCTAATAAAAAACAGCTAACCAGATTGTTATGCTATCTGGGTCTGTTCGCGTGACCTTATGTTTTGTGTGAGCCGGAATGTTAAGATAGTCCCCTTTATTTAACACGCGTTCCCCCTCGTTTTCGAACAAAATTGTACCTGAACCTTTTAATACAAGCACCCATTCGTTCTCATCTTGGCTATACCACCCGGATTCAGGTGAGGTGTGGCCCAAAGACACAATACGTTCGATCCGAATGTTTTCCCCTTTAAGCAAATCCGTGAACTGTTCAGTCGGCAAGTTGTCAGGAACATTTTCAAACAGGTTCTCCATTTCAACGTCCCAATGTTTAAGCCGTTGGGGATCCGGCGCCTTATTCATCACGTTCATGGCGCAGGGAATCAATGAATTTTTTCAATGGCTTCAGGTAAGGGATGATGATGAGTACACAGATGGCGACAAAAACATACTGAAGCATTGCAAACCGGTGTTCCAGAACATCAAAACCATAGCACCAGGCCACGATGGCTGTCAGGGTGCCCAGGCCCGCCGCACTGAAGTTGCTGAACAGATGCATCCTGAGCATATAGCCGATGATGGTGCCCACGACAGGGCCTGTGACGGGCAGGGGGGCCATCACAAAAGTAAATATTCCGATCCAACCCCAGCGCGCTATTTTTTCTTTTTTGTCCTCAGCCTTTTCCTTGAGCATGCGCATGGCTCTTTTGATCCAGGCCGCTCTGAATATACCGTTGGTGCTTAAAGCAAAGCTTGCATAGGTATAGCAGACAATCAGACATTCCAGATAAAAATTTAAGGCAATGGTGGTAACAGGGTCAACGCCGTTAAGGATGCAAAGGCCGATGGCTCCGGCCCGGCTGCCCACACAGTGGGTAATGAACACTACCAAAGCAACCTTGGCACCCGGTGAACCCTGGGCCGTGCCAACGATAACATAAATAAGGAACAGGGCGGTCAACACAAAACCGGCCACAAGGACCCGGCCTTCAACTGTATTTAAAAGAAATTTTTTCATTTCTAAATTTTTTTCAATTTTTTTTTGAAGACCGTTTATAAAGTATGCTTGGATTATTGTCAAGACGGACTGTAATAATAGCAGGTTACAGTTTGATACCGACAAATAGAGTGACAATGCCCAGGGTCATCTCCTTGAACCGGATATCCTTAAAGCCTGCTGCTTTCATCTGATTTGCAAAGGAGACAGGATCGGGGAATTTCAATACGGACTCAGGCAGATACGCGTAAGCATTGCCGTGTTTTGAAAAAAAAGAGCCGATTATGGGCAATATTTTTTGAAAGTACAACAGGTAAAGCCTTCGCATTAGTCCCTTTTGAGGTGTGGTCAATTCCAGGATGATGATTCTGCCTCCCGGTTTCAGGGTGCGGTAAAATTCTTTCATGGCCCCGGTGCGGTTCATGATATTGCGGATGCCAAAGGCCATGAAACCTGCGTCAAACTGCTGATTTTTTACAGGCAGGTTCAACGCATCGCCGTTGACAAGGCAAATGGCTCGCCCCCTGGGGCCGCTCAGTTTTCTTTTGCCAAGGGCCAGCATGCCAAAGGAAAAATCCAGTCCGGTAATAGATGTCCGGCCTTTGAGAAACCGGCTGACTTCAAGGCCCACATCACATGTCCCGCAGGCTGCATCCAACACTGCAGCACCTGATTTTAATTGTGCAGCCTTGACCATCTCCCTTCGCCAGTAAACATCCTGGCGCATGCTGAGCAGTCGGTTTAAAAAATCATATTTGGGTGCAATTTTGTCAAACATTTCTTTGACAAAATCCAGTTCTTGGTTCATCGTTGACAACTTTAGAATCTGAGTTATTTTAAATCATTTATTTTAGTCAAAGCAAGTTTGGAAGCTATCATATAACCGGGTTAAACACAATTATAAATGAACTAAAGCACTATCGGGCACTGATATGAGCGAAAAACGAGATTACTATGAAATCCTTGCGGTAAGCCGGGATGCAGATAAAACCACGCTGAAAAAAGCCTACAGAAAGCTTGCGATCAAATATCATCCGGACAAGAATCCGGATAATAAAGAGGCTGAAGACAAATTTAAAGAAGCCTCCGAAGCCTATGAAGTTTTGAACGACGACGGCAAACGCCGGATTTATGACCAGTTTGGCCACCAGGGCCTTCAAGGTGCCGGCCATTCAGGTCCCAGCGGATTTGAGGACATTTTTTCAAGTTTCGGGGATATTTTTGAAGATTTCTTTGGTTTTGGCGGCGGGCGTGGCGGCAGCCGGGCCAGGCGGGGATCTGATCTGCGCTATGACATGACCATTGATTTTATGGAGGCTGCCTTTGGTACGGAAAAAACCATTTCCATACCAAAGCGGGAAACCTGTGACGAGTGCAACGGGTCCGGTGCCGCACCCGGCTCCTCTGCGGAAACCTGCGCCCAATGCCGGGGCACGGGGCAGTATATTCAGAGCCAGGGTTTTTTCAAAGTCAAAACAACCTGTCCCTATTGCAAAGGCAGGGGGACAATTATCCCCAATCCCTGTCCCAAATGCCGGGGCGGCGGCCGTATGGAAATCAACCGTAAGGTTCAGGTCAAAATCCCTGCCGGTGTGGATGTGGGGTCAAAGTTGCGGCTTACCGGAGAAGGAGAGGCGTCCAGCACGCCTAACGGTCCTTCAGGTGATCTTTATGTGGTGATTAATGTCAAACCCCACAAGTTTTTTCAGCGGGACAGAACCGATATTATCTGCGCCATTGATATCTCTTTTATCCAGGCCGCACTTGGTGCTGAAATTAACGTACCTACGCTGGTGGGAGAAAAGAAACTGACAATCCCCGCCGGAACCCAGTATGGAGAGTCTTTCCAGTTTAAAGGGGAGGGTATTGCCTCTTTGAGAACCGGCCGGAGAGGAGACCAGATTATCAAGGTGATCGTCAAAACACCTACCAAACTGAACCAGAAACAAAAGACGCTGCTCGAAGAGTTTGACAAACTTGATGCAAATAAAATATCAAACAAGCTGAAAAATTTGTTTAAAAATTTGTGATGGAAAAACAACCGGATGGGGGGCTATGTTTGAACTAAAGGTTAAAACCCGGTTTGCCGGGGCGCACCAGCTTGCCATGGTGGGCCGGAAATGTGAGAATCTGCACGGACATAACTGGCAGGTGGAGGTATATGTCAAGGGCGATCAATTGAACGACGCCGGGGTGTTGGCCGATTTCGGGGATATCAAACGGGCGGTCCGCTCGGTTGTAGACGGGGAACTGGACCACAAATTTTTAAACGAACTGCCTGCTTTTGCAGATACACAGCCCACATCCGAGCGTATTGCCATCTATATTGCAGACAAGGTCCAGACATACCTGGACAAAAATGTGGATGAAAAAATCGTTGTCTCCAGGGTCATGGCCTGGGAATCCGATGATGCCTGCGCGATTTATTATCCTGCCCCTATTGTGATGAAATGATTTTTTTTGCCGGAATCAGTCCGGTGGCCGCTGCGGATACGATGTTGCCGGCCACCCCCGGACCGTCTCCGGCCACGTACATGCCCTTGATTCTGGTTTCCAAGTGCGGGGTGGTTTTAATCTGGGTGGCAAAGAATTTGATCTCCGGGGCATAGAGCAGGGTTTCATCATTGGATACCCCGGGGACCACCAGGTTTAAGGTCTCCAGTCCCTCGATTAGATTGGACAGTATCCGCTCGGGCAGCGCCATGGCAATGTCCCCGCACACCACATTAGTCATGGTGGGTTCAATATAGCTTTTGTTGATCCGGTTCCAGGTGGATCGTCTGCCCCGTTTCAGATCCCCGAATCGCTGGAGAATGGGTTTGCCTCCGCCGATGATGCTCGCCAGACGCCCGATGGATTCCCCGTAGGCCTGGTTGTCCGTGACCGGTTCCGTGAGTACCACCTTTGACAGAAAAGCAAAATTGGTGTTGCTCGATTTTTTATTTGAATAGGCATGCCCGTTAACGCAGACAAAATCCTGGTAATTTTCCAACGCCACAAATCCGCCCTGGTTGGTGCAGAATGTCCGGGTCAGGTCATCATAGGTGTGGGTGCGGATAAAAAAAGTCGGGTCATAGATCACGTTGCACAGATCATCCATGATATCGTTGTGTACCTCCACCCGGACACCGACCTCTATGCCCCGCTGGCTCAATTCAATGCCATGTTTAAGCGCCAGGGATGACATCCAGTTGGCCCCGATCCGTCCCGGTGCCAGAATTACGTTGCGGGCATGATAGTCTCCCTTGTCAGCTACCACCCCCTGGATAACCCCATCTTTTTCAATGATATCTGTTACATTCTCACCGGTGCGTATCTCAAGGCCTTTGGACTCTATGTAATCGGCCATCTCTGTGATGTAGCCCGGAAGATTGTCACTGCCCAGATGCTTTTGCCGGATAAGCAGAAGATTGATGCCGAATCGTTTGGCTTCCTTGCGGATGATACTGGCCTCATCCATGTTGGTGGGAAATACCTTGGCATCCATCTTAAAGCGGGTAAAAATCTCTTCGGTTTCATTAATCAGGGCCTGGGCCTGGGACATGGGCATGAACTGGGTGAGATCGGTTTTGCCAAGCCTTGGAATGAAATTCAGTTTTCCGTCCGAGTACAGGCCGGCGCCCCCAATGCCGGACAGAATATTGCACGGATCGCACTGGGCACATTTCTGGACTTTGCTGATGGGGCATTTGCGTTTTTGCGGCCGTTCACCCCGTTCAATGAGCAGGACCTTGAGGCTGGCATGTTCCACCAGATGATAGGCCGCAAACAACCCTGCGGGGCCGCCGCCCACGATAATTACGTCATACGTCATATTCAACCTTTCATAAAAAAGAGATCCATTCGGATGTTATCGGTGTCAGGCCGCATTGAATAAATGAAAGATGTGAGTAGTGAGAAAGACAGCTTGGTTTAAATCTCACTACTCACTACTCAGGACTCACAACTTTCATAGAACCCTTTGTAGCATATAATGAAAAAAATTTTTCTTTATATAACGAATTTACGCAGATAAAATATAGTTTTGTATCCGAAGACGTGTTTATTGTACCGGCAGGCCAAAAATTTGCGTCTGTAAACAGTTATTGCGCAGAGAAAAACGAAAGGCATTTTAAATATGGTTGTTGGAACAGGGCAAATCAAACTCAGGCTTTTTGACGTCCACTCTCTTAAAGCCAAACGTTCCATTGTTAAATCAATGATTTCAAGATTGCAGAACCGGTTTAACATCAGCGTGGCGGAAACCGCACTCAACGACAGCCATGACTGGGCTGAAATCGGATTCGCGCTGGTGGGAAACGATGCAAGCACAATCAACGCCAAAATAGACAAGGTGTTTAATATGGCTGACGAACTGGGACTTGCCATGATTGCCGACACCCATATGGAAATCATTCATTTATGACATGCGGGCGGGATAAAACTTCCCGGCCTGGGCCGTGAAAATTATTGAAAATTTTATCCTGTTTTGTTAATAGTCAGCACCTACTTTAAACCCTAAAAACAGAAGATATTATGTCAAAATCCATTGGAATAGATTTAGGAACCACCAACTCGGCATCCGGTATTAAAAAGGTGCATGTTGAAATAATACCCAACAGTGAGGGTGACCCCATAACCCCATCGTGTGTATGCATAAAACAAAATAAAATTGGCATACTGAACCGGCTTACAGGAATACGGAATCAGCCTGAATTTGTTGTGGGAAAGCATGCCCTGGAATGGATCAAACAGGAGCCGGCCAGCACCATAACGGCGGTGAAGCGGTTAATGGGCAGAAGTATCACCAACCCGGAAGTTCAAAAGCTTATTAAAGACCCAAGACACGCCTTCATGATCGCCAGCCAGTCCAAGGGTACTGATAACAGCCTGGTGATCCGTATCGGTGATAAGGAATATTCCCCTGAAGAAATTTCATCCAAGATTCTTGAAAAAATTCGAAAGGATGCGGAAAAAAATCTTGGGGATAAGGTGGAATATGCCGTGATAACAGTGCCTGCCTATTTCAACGATAAACAGAAACATGCCACAAGAACGGCGGCGGCCCTGGCCGGCATTAAAGTTCAACGGCTGCTTTCCGAGCCTACAGCGGCGGCAATTTCCTTTGGGGTGGACCAGGTGAATGAGGATGATGCCAGGACGATTCTGGTATTTGATTTTGGTGGCGGCACCTTTGACCTCTCTGTTCTTACGATCAGTGGCGGGCAATTTATAGAGCAGGGCAAAGGCGGTAATATGTGGCTCGGCGGAGAGGATATTGACCGGAAACTGGAAGAGTATGTTTTACAGGAAACCGCCCGTGAATATGAAATTGATGATATTGCCGCAATGATAGCTGGGCAGGATCCCGGTGTGA
Encoded here:
- a CDS encoding L-lactate permease yields the protein MSLSLSAFIAFIPIALVLIFMVGLRWPATRAMPLAWLVCALIGATLWKMPAGLVAASTLSGFGSAVNVLIIVFGAILILYTLRESGAMETISYGFTTISPDRRIQTIIIAFLFGAFIEGSAGFGTPAAIAAPLLLGLRFPALAAVCACLMLNSIPVTFGAVGTPIWFGLKNLKPVVDAAVGQGAPVASFDAFMHQVGVYSARIHAVAAILLPLFVVCFLTRFFGKNKSWAEGLGVWKFAVFAGLCYAVPYLFTAILSAL
- a CDS encoding MFS transporter, whose amino-acid sequence is MNNTQTFQSQLRPLLFLTAIFFLNFSIRIIISPLLPTILQDMSLTGDQAGSLFLVSASGYFITLICSGFISERLLHKKTIGLSAIVTGFFFIITGLCNSLTMMRAGIFITGMGAGLYLPSGIALLTASTSSQNWGKAIGVHELAPNLSFLLSPIICEALLLFMSWRSILMLTGMVSVVLGINFLKFSKAVDFPGQAPMLRAIVPLLFIRSFWIMIVLFTMGVISSLGVYAMLPLYLVNEHGMPQPEANTLIALSRILTLPVPFAVGWISDRYGIKKTLSTALILSGLSTLGIGLLSGTGLKTVIFLQPLLSVSFFPPAFSALSSIGAKETRNIIVSFTVPAAFLMGAGGAPALMGFLADRGFFSMGFTAAGIAILMFAFLPIFLKFNDFQNHNSVF
- the zupT gene encoding zinc transporter ZupT, which encodes MTYDTSSILFALSLTLFAGLSTGIGSALAFFTRTTNVRFLTASLGFSAGVMIYVSMIEIFVKARDSLSTAAGDSKGYLITTFAFFCGILLIAIIDKLVPSFENPHEVREIEEMSGAAAEEAKRRNLERMGIFSAIAIAIHNFPEGLATFVGGLQDPTLGVSIAVAVAIHNIPEGIAVSVPLYYATGSRKKAFCLSFLSGLSEPVGALVGYFLIFRYMNDYVFGFLFAMVAGIMVFISLDELLPTAENYGEHHIAMYGVVAGMIVMATSLVLFA
- a CDS encoding DsbA family oxidoreductase gives rise to the protein MAHSDSLGIPENHQNQHPCKLEIFSDYIUPWCYFSTGSIDKLRKTYDIEVKWRAYPLQPDVPEQGLPMARLLEKKGLLVTPEQVTASLKSTAQSFDLPFGEGKMVYNSRLAQEVGLWAQARGRAHQFHNAAFKAYFVDGRNLADKAVILDLVAFAGLDVAQAEKIIALRSYADAVDRDWAKARQLELVAAPTFFMKDRRLVGAKPYQVLEKMVAEVVGQVQGCL
- a CDS encoding cupin domain-containing protein; translation: MENLFENVPDNLPTEQFTDLLKGENIRIERIVSLGHTSPESGWYSQDENEWVLVLKGSGTILFENEGERVLNKGDYLNIPAHTKHKVTRTDPDSITIWLAVFY
- a CDS encoding small multi-drug export protein codes for the protein MKKFLLNTVEGRVLVAGFVLTALFLIYVIVGTAQGSPGAKVALVVFITHCVGSRAGAIGLCILNGVDPVTTIALNFYLECLIVCYTYASFALSTNGIFRAAWIKRAMRMLKEKAEDKKEKIARWGWIGIFTFVMAPLPVTGPVVGTIIGYMLRMHLFSNFSAAGLGTLTAIVAWCYGFDVLEHRFAMLQYVFVAICVLIIIPYLKPLKKFIDSLRHERDE
- the ubiE gene encoding bifunctional demethylmenaquinone methyltransferase/2-methoxy-6-polyprenyl-1,4-benzoquinol methylase UbiE, whose protein sequence is MNQELDFVKEMFDKIAPKYDFLNRLLSMRQDVYWRREMVKAAQLKSGAAVLDAACGTCDVGLEVSRFLKGRTSITGLDFSFGMLALGKRKLSGPRGRAICLVNGDALNLPVKNQQFDAGFMAFGIRNIMNRTGAMKEFYRTLKPGGRIIILELTTPQKGLMRRLYLLYFQKILPIIGSFFSKHGNAYAYLPESVLKFPDPVSFANQMKAAGFKDIRFKEMTLGIVTLFVGIKL
- the dnaJ gene encoding molecular chaperone DnaJ; the encoded protein is MSEKRDYYEILAVSRDADKTTLKKAYRKLAIKYHPDKNPDNKEAEDKFKEASEAYEVLNDDGKRRIYDQFGHQGLQGAGHSGPSGFEDIFSSFGDIFEDFFGFGGGRGGSRARRGSDLRYDMTIDFMEAAFGTEKTISIPKRETCDECNGSGAAPGSSAETCAQCRGTGQYIQSQGFFKVKTTCPYCKGRGTIIPNPCPKCRGGGRMEINRKVQVKIPAGVDVGSKLRLTGEGEASSTPNGPSGDLYVVINVKPHKFFQRDRTDIICAIDISFIQAALGAEINVPTLVGEKKLTIPAGTQYGESFQFKGEGIASLRTGRRGDQIIKVIVKTPTKLNQKQKTLLEEFDKLDANKISNKLKNLFKNL
- the queD gene encoding 6-carboxytetrahydropterin synthase QueD, whose protein sequence is MFELKVKTRFAGAHQLAMVGRKCENLHGHNWQVEVYVKGDQLNDAGVLADFGDIKRAVRSVVDGELDHKFLNELPAFADTQPTSERIAIYIADKVQTYLDKNVDEKIVVSRVMAWESDDACAIYYPAPIVMK
- a CDS encoding NAD(P)/FAD-dependent oxidoreductase, whose translation is MTYDVIIVGGGPAGLFAAYHLVEHASLKVLLIERGERPQKRKCPISKVQKCAQCDPCNILSGIGGAGLYSDGKLNFIPRLGKTDLTQFMPMSQAQALINETEEIFTRFKMDAKVFPTNMDEASIIRKEAKRFGINLLLIRQKHLGSDNLPGYITEMADYIESKGLEIRTGENVTDIIEKDGVIQGVVADKGDYHARNVILAPGRIGANWMSSLALKHGIELSQRGIEVGVRVEVHNDIMDDLCNVIYDPTFFIRTHTYDDLTRTFCTNQGGFVALENYQDFVCVNGHAYSNKKSSNTNFAFLSKVVLTEPVTDNQAYGESIGRLASIIGGGKPILQRFGDLKRGRRSTWNRINKSYIEPTMTNVVCGDIAMALPERILSNLIEGLETLNLVVPGVSNDETLLYAPEIKFFATQIKTTPHLETRIKGMYVAGDGPGVAGNIVSAAATGLIPAKKIISSQ
- a CDS encoding DUF503 domain-containing protein, giving the protein MVVGTGQIKLRLFDVHSLKAKRSIVKSMISRLQNRFNISVAETALNDSHDWAEIGFALVGNDASTINAKIDKVFNMADELGLAMIADTHMEIIHL